In the Trichoderma atroviride chromosome 4, complete sequence genome, TCATTTTCCTGGATAGCCATTCCCAAAACAATCTATATGTCGCCAATATGACGGGAGTTGACTTCATTTCATGCTGTGTTCATTACGTCGATCCTATGTGTCACTACATGGCTTTCATAGATCCAAATTGATTATCGTTTAGGTGTGCTCTTGTCTCTGGCAGTATTCAGGTCTTCGGGATGATTGGAATGATGGCTCAGGGTGGCCATGATCCATTTCGTCATACCTGCCATGAAGGATGCCCACAAAAGGTAGAATTCAAATACTAAAAAGATTCTTTCATAGTTGATATAAATATATCCAGAAATCTTTTTAGTAGCTATACGTCTTGGCTATGCCTGCCGACACCAAACCATCATCCGGGCGCCCCTTATCATGTCTTGCCTCCTGAGACACAAGACAGGGAGCCATGTCTGTAGGCTGGCAAGCGATTCAAATGGCTGTACAAAGTGCAAGCCTCGCTGGTagtaataaatagtaaataCCCTTCTACCTTACAACTGTgatcttttttgttctttatTCGCTTGGTAGCGTCGGAAGTTGATACTAGACATATCTTTGTCAGATCTTCGGTGAAGGATACTTTGATCGGGATTTCATGCAAACAAAATGGATcagcaagatggaaaagcATCCGAAAAGACGGAACTCGGGCAGTCGCTGGAATCAGCAGGCTCCGAGAGCACCCAGCAAGCAGAATTGACCCAGCTCAACCCCCAGGCTGCTCCCCGCGATATGGGAACCTTTGAGATCATTGCTCTCGGCTTCAACATCCCCAACAGCTGGTtagccgtcgccgtcgccctTTCAGCCGCCTTGACAGCCGGAGGCCCCGTTTCCTTAATATACGGCAACTTTGTCATCACCGCCATGTACGGCGCCGCAGCCGTGACTCTCGCCGAGCTTGCCAGCGTCTATCCTACCGCCGGAGGGCAATACCACTTTGCGAGCATCATGGCGCCAAAGAGGTTCAACAGGTCGATATCGTACATTTGCGGCATGGTTGCGACGATTTCGTGGATTATATGCTCTGCCAGTATCACTAGTGTTACGAGCTTGTGTAtcgctgccattgccgagtTTTATAATGGCTTTCAGGCGAGCGCTTGGCAGTTGTTTCTCATTTCCCAAGCACTTAATGTGATTGGTTTGGTGTATAATTTGTtcttgctgaagaagacgcaTTGGATACACGATGCAGCTTGTAAGTCTCTCTCTATATGGGCGTGAGAATATGGAGCCAACCGCTAATTACGATCAAACAAGTCTTTCTCACCCTGTTCTTATTCGTTTCTGTCTCTGTTCTTTGTCTCGCCCGAGGCGACAAGCAGTCTTCGGCTTGGGTCTGGACCAACTTTGAATCTTCTTCGGGCTGGACGCCTGTCGTGTCCTTCTTCACCGGCCTCACCACTCATGCGTACATGTTTGGAGGTCTCGACGCCACGCTTCATCTTGCGGAAGAAACGCTGGATCCTTCCAGAACGGTGCCAAAGGCGCTCATGTCCACCATTGGAattggcttcttttctgGACTAGTCTTTTCTGTGGCCATGGCATATTGTCTCCCGAGTTTAGATACTTTGGCGAATGATCTGTGAGTAATAAGAAacccccttttcttcctttctatTGCGTAAGTGAGAAAGAGAGTTGAATATATTGCTTACTCGACGTGCTTAACAGAGTACCTGTCTACAAACTATGGCGTTTGGCTACCAAATCCGATACCGCCGGCACAGTCTTTCTCGTCATTgtcatcctcctcaccaCATACATCATAGCCGCCACCCAGCAAACCACGTCTCGCCTGCTCTGGGCCCTCGCCCGTGATCGCGGCCTCGCCTTCTCCTCTCAATTCGCCAAACTATCTCCCAAGCTGGGCGACATTCCTGTGGCggccctcctcctcgacgcGGGGCTGATTTTTGTGTGCGGGTGTATAAGTCTGGCTTCTTCCGCTGCATTCAATGCCCTTGTTGGCGTGTTTTCCCTAATGCAAATGATTTCTTTTGCGATTCCTGCTGCGCTGCTGATATATCGTCGGAGAAGTGAAAAGGTGCTTCCGAGGAAGAGGGCGTTTAAAGTGCCCGAGGTGGTGGGCTGGGCTTGTAATATTGGGACGATTGTTGCGGCGGTTATTGAAACTGTCTTTTTCACGTTTCCGACGGTTTTGCCTGTGACGGGCGGTAACATGAGTAAGTGGATTCTCTTACGTTAGTTTTGAGACGTTGATACTGGTGAAAGATAATGCTAACCTTGAGCTTTTCCACAGATTATGCCGCGGTAGTGTTGGCGATTATCGCAATCGTCATGGCTATCAATTGGTTCGCGTTCGCAAAGAAGCATTACCAAGGCCCGAGGATAGGGCTTGCTCAGTAGATTAATCTTGGATATTTTGGTCAAACCGCCCGGAAGAGTGATTTTGGCAACAGGTCTTTGGATAGGATTGTCATCTACAACTCGCACTTACTTTGCTTTGTTGAAAGTATAAAAACTTTACTTCAATCTTTTAGAGAAATTGTTCAAGGATGTTAGACATAACTACATTGCAATAATAGTCATTAGCCTGTTCAACGTTGGTCTGTATAAACATCACTTACTGAAGCTCTATCAATCATAATAATAAGCGCAAGTGCGTAGGTATGTATAGGCAAGCTCTGGACTGCAATAGCACCGAGAACTCGATGGAAGTGAATGCATCTAAGTTAACAGCAGGATACGTGTATCACCATACTGTGGGCATCGCAGTAGTATTCCATAATATCCATAATAAATTGGTAGCTTTCATTCAGTAGTTGATACTGGAGATCAGGCTCTTGAAATAGGAAGTGCGTAGGGAAAGAGGTATAGAGGATTCCATGTGAATGGGAGCGTCACACATATCCTAAACATTCTATGACTAAAAATGCACGATAGTGTATCAAATTCATTTAATCGATTGGCTGCAGTGGGCTTTGAAATGAGGGGTTAGGCAAGTACTTATCAGTCAAATGTAATTGGTCTTGTGTGACCATATTATATCTCCTACCGCCCCAAGGCTGCATCCAAAGACACGCATCAACATTGTTTACACTTCATCTTTTATGGTCTTTCAGTCGAGATGAGTCAAGCAGATCCAGGCTTTCGAAATATCGCAAACAATCACTTTGGAGACAATGTCACAATCCATCAAGGCGATGTACATAATCACGCGTCCGATCAGGCCAGCCAGTGCCTGAAGGATTTGCGGTCAACCGATCCCCGCGACGATAAAATGCGCATCCAGAACACGAAAGGCGGATTACTTAAAGATTCGTACCGCTGGATCCTCGAACATGAAACCTTTAAGGACTGGCGTGACAATGCAGAGAACAGAATCCTTTGGATTAAAGGCGACCcaggaaaggggaaaacaaTGCTGCTCTGTGGCATAATCGACGAATTGATGCCAAAAACAAAACTGGCCAAGTCAGCGGATCAAACTGCGAACACTATACTCTTGTCCTACTTCTTCTGCCAGGGTACCGACAGGCGCATTAATAACGCTACCGCTGTACTGCGTGGACTGATATACCTCATCATTGCACAAGAACCCTCTCTTATCTCGCACGTTCTGGAAAAGTATAACCATGCGGGCAAAGATCTCTTTTCAGATGGGAACGCTTGGGTAGCCTTGTCGGAAATATTCGCGGCTATCCTGCAAGACCCCAAAATGAAGGAAGTGATCTTAGTTATCGACGCATTGGACGAGTGTGAGGCAGACTTGTCCAACCTCTTGGATGTCATTGTACAGCAATTCGAATTCTCTCACATCAAGTGTATCGTATCGAGTCGAAACATACTCGGCATTCAGCAGCGACTCGAGTCATACATACCTGAAGGCGTTCTGAGTCTCGAGCTGAAAGGAAATGCTTCATGTGTATCCGAGGCCGTGGATGCGTACATCGAGCACAGCATATCACGACTAACCTCGATACAGGGCGAATACAGCGTTCAAGAAAACTTACGCAAATTAGTCCAACAAAAAGCCAATGGCACATTTCTATGGGTATCTCTAGTGATGAAAGAGCTTCAAAAGGTTGAAGCCTGGGAAGTAATGGAAGTGGTTGCAGATATGCCAACGGACCTAGTTGCCCTATACAATCGGATGATGCACCAAATCAACAGCCTATcgagaagaaataaaagtcTTTGCAAAAATCTACTTTCAGCGGTATTTACAGCATATTATCCACTCAGCTTGGCTGAAGTAGGAGTTGTCGCTGGGATACCGGATCACATATCGGGGAGCCTCGAATCCATTGCCAAGCTGGTAACAATGTGTGGTTCACTTCTCACACTAAACGAAGATAAAGTCTACTTTATCCATCAGTCGGCAAAGGATTTTGTTTACACAGAGATACACTCGACTGACGCTGCTAAAAGACATTTAGATGTCTTCAAGCAATCGGTTGCTGCTATATCAAAGCTACCAAAAAACATATACGGCCTCACAGACTTTGGGCCTAGGCCGAAAGATGCGCAGCCGCCTGATCCGAATCCTCTGGCTTCAATGAGATACTCATGCTTTTATTGGGCCAATCATCTTTGCGATACATGTAATGCGAGCTCCGAAGACGAAACCCAACTGATCATCAATGAGACGTTTAAACCCTTTTTAAATAACCATGTCCTCCGTTGGATAGAGAGCTTATCTCTGCTCGACGGGCTTTTAGAAGGCATACGTTCCATGCGCAAACTTCTCCACGAGGTATGTTCCAAGAGTCTGGGACTACATATGAACAAGGATGCTAATGGCTCGTTACATGTAGCTACCAcgtaataaaaatattcaGCTTTCGAGCACTTTAAGCAGCATAGAAATTTTCATCCTTCGCAATGCAGCGCTTATTACCAAATCGCCGCTTCAAGTATATGGTTCAGCCCTTATGTTTAGTCCAGTGCATGATCACATAAAGGCAACCCAATGGGACGAGAGACTACCTTTCATCAAAGACATTCAAGGGATTACAACAGACGGTTTCTTGAAGACACTCAAGTACCACACCCGTCGTGTTGAAGCTCTTGCAATTTCCCCCCGATGGCGAGATGCTGGTGTCAAAGTCTTGGCACGAACAACTATGTTGCTGGGACGTTGCAACAGGTGCCCTTGACTGGACAGTTCAATGCCATGACTATGGTGTCTCGGCCATTGCGTTTTCGCCAGACAACAGAATATTGCTACTTGCCACCTGTGGATATCCAATGCTGGGAAGGGACACTAAAGAAAGcgagaaagaaaacgcaAAATGCGATGACTATTGGATAAGATATATTACATTATCGCCAGCAAGTGGGATACCGAACGCAAGCCGTGTCGTCCGTTTGGTGGTCAAACGTGCGGTGCGATTAAATTGGCCTTCACTGACAATTGATTGCCACTATGACGTTACTGCTCTCGCGTTCTCATCAGATTGTAAGACGTTGGTATCAGGATTAACATCTGGCTTAATTCTATTGTGGGATGCAACAACTGGCGCGTGTCTACAGATCATTcaaggccatgatggcgagaTACAAGCAATTGCAGTCTCGCCAGATGGTGGGAAAATAGCATCAGGAAGTAGGAAAATATTACGACTATGGGATGCAGCAACGGGTGCGCACCTAGGAGAGCTTAATACGGCAGACTATGAGTTCGCCAGGGGTTTTTTTACTACGACTGGGATAATACAAGCCATCACATTTTGTCAAGATGGTGAAAAGCTCCTACTAAGTTTGGAGGGGGTAGAAAACAGCGTATGGGATCCAAGTTCGGGCATTCTTGTACAGACTTCCGTCGGGGAAGACGATTCGGTAATAGCAATCTCACCAGACAATAAGATATTGGCGTCGGCAAGTCACAAGATACAGCTATGGGAC is a window encoding:
- a CDS encoding uncharacterized protein (EggNog:ENOG41) codes for the protein MSQADPGFRNIANNHFGDNVTIHQGDVHNHASDQASQCLKDLRSTDPRDDKMRIQNTKGGLLKDSYRWILEHETFKDWRDNAENRILWIKGDPGKGKTMLLCGIIDELMPKTKLAKSADQTANTILLSYFFCQGTDRRINNATAVLRGLIYLIIAQEPSLISHVLEKYNHAGKDLFSDGNAWVALSEIFAAILQDPKMKEVILVIDALDECEADLSNLLDVIVQQFEFSHIKCIVSSRNILGIQQRLESYIPEGVLSLELKGNASCVSEAVDAYIEHSISRLTSIQGEYSVQENLRKLVQQKANGTFLWVSLVMKELQKVEAWEVMEVVADMPTDLVALYNRMMHQINSLSRRNKSLCKNLLSAVFTAYYPLSLAEVGVVAGIPDHISGSLESIAKLVTMCGSLLTLNEDKVYFIHQSAKDFVYTEIHSTDAAKRHLDVFKQSVAAISKLPKNIYGLTDFGPRPKDAQPPDPNPLASMRYSCFYWANHLCDTCNASSEDETQLIINETFKPFLNNHVLRWIESLSLLDGLLEGIRSMRKLLHELPRNKNIQLSSTLSSIEIFILRNAALITKSPLQVYGSALMFSPVHDHIKATQWDERLPFIKDIQGITTDGFLKTLKYHTRRVEALAISPRWRDAGVKVLARTTMLLGRCNRCP
- a CDS encoding uncharacterized protein (TransMembrane:12 (i59-80o86-106i127-155o167-186i198-217o237-255i275-296o323-341i378-398o404-425i445-467o479-499i)), translated to MDQQDGKASEKTELGQSLESAGSESTQQAELTQLNPQAAPRDMGTFEIIALGFNIPNSWLAVAVALSAALTAGGPVSLIYGNFVITAMYGAAAVTLAELASVYPTAGGQYHFASIMAPKRFNRSISYICGMVATISWIICSASITSVTSLCIAAIAEFYNGFQASAWQLFLISQALNVIGLVYNLFLLKKTHWIHDAAFFLTLFLFVSVSVLCLARGDKQSSAWVWTNFESSSGWTPVVSFFTGLTTHAYMFGGLDATLHLAEETLDPSRTVPKALMSTIGIGFFSGLVFSVAMAYCLPSLDTLANDLVPVYKLWRLATKSDTAGTVFLVIVILLTTYIIAATQQTTSRLLWALARDRGLAFSSQFAKLSPKLGDIPVAALLLDAGLIFVCGCISLASSAAFNALVGVFSLMQMISFAIPAALLIYRRRSEKVLPRKRAFKVPEVVGWACNIGTIVAAVIETVFFTFPTVLPVTGGNMNYAAVVLAIIAIVMAINWFAFAKKHYQGPRIGLAQ